One window of the Benincasa hispida cultivar B227 chromosome 3, ASM972705v1, whole genome shotgun sequence genome contains the following:
- the LOC120074283 gene encoding glucose-6-phosphate/phosphate translocator 1, chloroplastic-like produces MFIDFVSVTLDAICICCGRTTIVGCWMANDSFSNWTSFCLVSYMSLDEISPLKFSIGNTMKRISVIVSSIIIFCTPVQPVNALGAAISVLGTFIYSQAKQ; encoded by the exons ATGTTTATCGATTTTGTCTCTGTTACCCTTGACGCCATTTGCATTTGCTGTGGAAGGACCACAATTGTGGGCTGCTGGATGGCAAACGACAGTTTCTCAAATTGGACCTCATTTTGTTTG GTGTCTTACATGTCCTTGGATGAGATTTCTCCCTTGAAGTTTAGCATTGGAAACACCATGAAACGTATATCGGTCATAGTTtcttccattatcatcttctgcACACCTGTGCAGCCAGTCAATGCTCTCGGAGCTGCCATTTCAGTTCTTGGAACCTTCATATACTCGCAG GCAAAGCAATGA